A single genomic interval of Picosynechococcus sp. PCC 7003 harbors:
- a CDS encoding AAA family ATPase, which yields MGFLDNIHSLKTFICAFHPIIVIETVEEERVEALLREVVKDLHMPLFEWTVNLGLAPTPGTKYAPRTNEYARPGANKPIAFENTADPLDVLKYIGEIERNGIFWLKDFAPHLEDPKVIREVRELADIYGVVNSAMVLTGESITLPKAIAHDAVYFELTLPDGDELYQTLSEVMRELKVRHKLTITLQGEELNQFVHALSGMTLKQARQAIAYAALVDGELNGADILKVIHRKAQILREESLLELFPVEENTAKLGGFVGLKQWLKRAQVGFSTAAKRVNLPAPKGILIVGVQGCGKSLAAKTIAREWQLPLLKLDAGRLYNKFIGESEKNFRQAIKLAESMAPAVLWIDEIEKSFGNPSGDGDGGLSLRLFGSFLTWLQEKSQEVFVVATANDLLQLPPELLRKGRFDEIFFVDLPNAQERAAIFSIHLTRHRQNVQEFDLRILVTAAAGYSGAEIEQAIIAGLYQALYAQTPLTTEALVAQMKSTVPLSVSRREDVEKLRAIASERFVSAR from the coding sequence ATGGGTTTTTTGGATAACATTCACAGTTTAAAAACCTTCATCTGTGCGTTTCATCCGATCATCGTCATTGAGACCGTCGAAGAGGAACGGGTCGAGGCGCTCCTGCGGGAAGTGGTCAAGGATTTACACATGCCCTTGTTTGAATGGACGGTGAATTTGGGGCTAGCGCCGACACCGGGGACGAAATATGCGCCCCGCACCAATGAATATGCCCGACCCGGAGCGAACAAACCGATCGCCTTTGAGAATACGGCGGATCCCCTCGATGTGCTGAAATATATCGGCGAGATAGAGCGTAATGGGATTTTTTGGCTCAAGGATTTTGCGCCCCACCTGGAGGATCCCAAAGTCATCCGGGAAGTACGGGAGTTGGCAGATATTTACGGGGTTGTGAATTCGGCGATGGTGCTGACGGGGGAATCGATCACTTTACCAAAGGCGATCGCCCATGATGCAGTGTATTTTGAGCTGACTTTACCGGATGGGGACGAGCTATACCAGACCCTTTCGGAGGTGATGCGGGAACTCAAGGTGCGCCATAAGTTAACGATTACCCTCCAGGGGGAGGAACTGAATCAATTTGTCCATGCTCTCAGCGGGATGACCCTCAAGCAGGCCCGCCAGGCGATCGCCTATGCTGCCCTGGTAGATGGGGAGTTAAACGGGGCCGACATCCTTAAGGTGATCCACCGCAAGGCCCAGATCCTCCGGGAAGAATCCCTCCTCGAACTTTTTCCTGTGGAAGAAAATACCGCAAAATTAGGGGGCTTTGTGGGCCTCAAACAATGGTTAAAACGGGCTCAAGTGGGTTTTAGCACGGCGGCGAAACGGGTGAATCTTCCGGCCCCGAAGGGCATTTTAATCGTGGGGGTGCAGGGTTGCGGTAAATCCCTTGCGGCGAAGACCATTGCCCGGGAATGGCAACTGCCGTTGTTAAAACTAGATGCGGGCCGCCTGTACAACAAATTTATCGGTGAATCGGAGAAAAATTTCCGCCAGGCGATCAAACTGGCCGAATCCATGGCCCCGGCGGTGTTGTGGATCGACGAAATTGAAAAAAGCTTTGGTAATCCCAGCGGCGATGGCGATGGGGGACTGAGCTTGCGCTTATTTGGTTCGTTTTTGACCTGGCTCCAGGAAAAATCCCAGGAAGTTTTTGTCGTCGCAACAGCCAACGATCTATTGCAACTGCCGCCGGAACTGTTGCGGAAGGGACGCTTCGATGAAATTTTCTTTGTGGATTTGCCCAATGCCCAGGAGCGGGCGGCGATCTTTTCGATTCACCTGACCCGCCATCGACAAAATGTTCAGGAGTTTGATCTGCGCATCCTGGTGACGGCGGCGGCGGGTTATAGTGGCGCAGAAATTGAGCAGGCGATTATTGCCGGACTTTACCAAGCTCTTTATGCCCAAACCCCCTTGACGACGGAGGCTTTGGTGGCCCAGATGAAAAGTACGGTGCCCCTGTCGGTATCGCGGCGGGAAGATGTGGAAAAATTACGGGCGATCGCCTCGGAACGTTTTGTGTCAGCGCGGTAG
- the rsmD gene encoding 16S rRNA (guanine(966)-N(2))-methyltransferase RsmD: MRIYGNRQIKTLPGELTRPTLAKVREAIFNIWQGQVLGCRWLDLCAGSGSMGAEALCRGAVKVVGIEKNPQACRIIQENWQKVAKAEQEYQILKGDLLRRLENLGGETFDLIYFDPPYAAKLYDRVLTKIVDLELLAPTGELAVEYDPKLWQPIELSGLALFKEKNYGKTAIAFYCLAE; this comes from the coding sequence ATGCGCATCTACGGCAATCGACAAATCAAAACTCTCCCTGGCGAACTAACGCGGCCTACCCTGGCAAAGGTGCGGGAGGCAATTTTTAATATTTGGCAAGGGCAGGTGCTTGGCTGTCGCTGGTTGGATCTTTGTGCGGGTTCGGGTTCCATGGGGGCTGAAGCATTATGTCGTGGCGCTGTGAAAGTTGTTGGCATCGAGAAAAATCCCCAGGCTTGCCGCATTATTCAAGAAAATTGGCAGAAAGTGGCGAAAGCTGAGCAAGAATACCAAATTTTAAAGGGCGATCTCCTCAGACGTCTGGAGAATTTGGGGGGCGAAACCTTTGATTTAATTTATTTCGACCCGCCCTACGCCGCGAAACTCTACGACCGAGTTTTAACCAAAATTGTTGACCTAGAATTACTCGCCCCCACCGGGGAATTGGCCGTGGAGTACGACCCGAAACTCTGGCAACCGATTGAGTTGTCTGGTCTAGCGCTATTCAAAGAAAAAAACTACGGCAAAACGGCGATCGCCTTTTACTGCCTCGCCGAATGA
- a CDS encoding alpha/beta fold hydrolase, with protein sequence MTQAVTPTSALTPLDWTWRDQQIRYTVQGEGQPLLLIHGFGASIGHWKHNIPALAAQGYQVFALDLLGFGASAKPAWDYSLDLWQALLYDFWQAKIQQPTVFVGNSIGGLLSLAMLANHPDLCTGGVLINCAGGLNHRPDELALPLRVVMGTFAKLVSSRLTGPLIFNQVRQKSRIKNTLYQVYGDRQAVTDELVEMLYEPSCDPGAQQVFASVITAPPGESPTELLPKRQHPLLVLWGDRDPWTPIKGSQIYQDLAAQNAGVEFHPIPGAGHCPHDENPSLVNSLILDWLQRLG encoded by the coding sequence ATGACCCAGGCCGTCACCCCCACCTCCGCCCTAACGCCCCTCGATTGGACTTGGCGTGACCAACAAATCCGCTACACCGTCCAGGGGGAAGGACAACCCCTCCTGCTGATCCATGGGTTTGGCGCTTCGATCGGTCACTGGAAACACAACATTCCCGCCCTCGCAGCCCAGGGTTATCAAGTTTTTGCTTTAGATTTATTGGGGTTTGGGGCCTCGGCAAAACCGGCCTGGGACTACAGCCTCGATCTCTGGCAGGCATTACTTTACGATTTTTGGCAGGCTAAAATCCAACAGCCCACGGTATTTGTGGGGAATTCCATCGGTGGTCTACTCAGCTTGGCAATGTTAGCCAATCACCCTGATCTCTGTACTGGAGGCGTCTTGATTAACTGCGCTGGCGGTCTCAACCATCGCCCCGATGAATTGGCTTTACCGCTGCGGGTGGTGATGGGTACCTTTGCGAAATTAGTCAGCTCGCGGTTAACGGGGCCGTTGATTTTTAATCAGGTACGCCAAAAATCACGCATTAAAAACACCCTTTATCAAGTCTATGGCGATCGCCAAGCCGTGACCGATGAATTAGTAGAGATGCTCTACGAACCTTCCTGTGATCCGGGGGCACAACAGGTCTTCGCCTCGGTGATTACGGCTCCCCCTGGGGAAAGTCCGACGGAACTTCTGCCCAAACGGCAACATCCTTTACTCGTGCTTTGGGGCGATCGCGATCCCTGGACACCGATTAAAGGCTCGCAGATTTACCAGGATCTTGCAGCGCAAAATGCCGGGGTCGAGTTTCATCCCATTCCGGGAGCGGGCCACTGTCCCCACGACGAAAATCCCAGTTTGGTCAATTCTTTAATCCTTGATTGGTTACAACGTTTGGGGTGA